The window TCGCTCCTTCCATCTCTTCGTATGTTCTTCCTAACGTTACTGTATCGAATCTATCCAACTCTTCGCCGTCGACCCTCGATTCTAATTTCACCACATTGCGAGCACCGGCGCCGGAAAATCTCACGGCAGTTACCAAAAACGTAACCTATGAGAAAACAGAACCGGTTGCTAAAAACAACACTTTTCAGTTCAAGACCGATCATGCACAGGAAAACATTTCGTGTCCTGACAACAAGGCTGGTGATGATACTGCTCGAGATTTGGACAAACATCGACCCGTGAAAGCACCTCTGTCGGAGGTTCTAGCCGTCAATTCAACAGCTTCTCCAAAGcggaaacagaggaggaagtcATCGCTGAGAAAAGAGATCGAGTCTCTGAAGAATTGCGAGTTCTTCGAGGGAGATTGGGTCAGAGACGATTCGTATCCGCTTTACAAACCAGGTTCGTGTAATCTGATCGATGAACAGTTTAATTGTATTCTCAACGGAAGACCTGACGTGGAATTCCAGAAGTTGAAGTGGAAACCAAAGAAATGCAATTTACCAAGGTAAGTAAGACAACACACACTTggctacttttttttctttctatggtGAGTCAAATAATACAAATGATTGATGTGTATATATGCACAAAGATTAAATGGAGGGAAATTGCTGGAGATGATTAGAGGAAGAAggcttgtgtttgttggagATTCACTAAATAGAAACATGTGGGAGTCTTTGGTTTGTATTCTTAAAGGATCAGTGAGAGATGAGACTCAAATCTTTGAGGCTCATGGAAGGCATCAGTTCCGTTGGGAAGCTGAGTACTCTTTCGTTTTCAAAGTAGGTTTCTCTTTTTTAGCACTCGATATCGGTTTATCAttatttgttgtgtgttttcttaTAATAGAATGATTTTACGGTTGGTAGGATTATAATTGCACTGTGGAGTTCTATGCATCGCCTTTCTTGGTTCGAGAATGGGAAATTATGGACAAGAACGGGACGAAGAAGGAGACTTTGCGGTTAGATTTGGTTGGCAAGTCATCGGAGCAGTACAAAGGAGCAGATATTCTTGTCTTCAATACCGGACATTGGTGGACTCATGATAAAACTTCCAAAGggtatacatttttttcaacTAGTTTGATCACTGATATGGGGTTGTTGTTGTCTCATTGTCTTTTTGGTGTTTCGATGCTTTCATCAGGGAGGATTATTATCAAGAAGGGAGCAATGTTTACCCGAAACTAGACGTGGATGAAGCTTTCCGAAAAGCATTGACAACTTGGGGTCGATGGGTTGATAAGAATGTGAATCCAAAGAAATCACTTGTTTTCTTTCGTGGTTACTCCCCGTCACATTTCAGGTAAACTAGAGAATCTGTGTGGTTGTTTCACCAGTCACAAAAACTGGTTTGTTAAA is drawn from Camelina sativa cultivar DH55 chromosome 1, Cs, whole genome shotgun sequence and contains these coding sequences:
- the LOC104776166 gene encoding protein trichome birefringence-like 1, yielding MASDSFKHMSFHGVSAFSSITVEIKNFFSAVKPRKTSTFVYAFLITFVAFTVFIAFSPSPITVAPSISSYVLPNVTVSNLSNSSPSTLDSNFTTLRAPAPENLTAVTKNVTYEKTEPVAKNNTFQFKTDHAQENISCPDNKAGDDTARDLDKHRPVKAPLSEVLAVNSTASPKRKQRRKSSLRKEIESLKNCEFFEGDWVRDDSYPLYKPGSCNLIDEQFNCILNGRPDVEFQKLKWKPKKCNLPRLNGGKLLEMIRGRRLVFVGDSLNRNMWESLVCILKGSVRDETQIFEAHGRHQFRWEAEYSFVFKDYNCTVEFYASPFLVREWEIMDKNGTKKETLRLDLVGKSSEQYKGADILVFNTGHWWTHDKTSKGEDYYQEGSNVYPKLDVDEAFRKALTTWGRWVDKNVNPKKSLVFFRGYSPSHFSGGQWNAGGACNDETEPIKNETYLAPYMLKMEILERVLKGMKAPVTYLNITRLTDYRKDAHPSIYRKQKLTAEESKSPLLYQDCSHWCLPGVPDSWNEILYAELLVKLNQLGGKKRRKPWKNHCS